A genome region from Alistipes dispar includes the following:
- the nadB gene encoding L-aspartate oxidase, which yields MKTDFLVIGSGAAGLSFALKAAAHGHVTVVTKGEIAECNTNYAQGGICSVTYAPDTFEKHIADTLVCGAGKCDGKAVELVVRRAPELIGDLIAWGTRFDTTPDGRFELNREGGHSEHRILHHEDLTGAEIERALVESVRRHPNITVLERHFAIDLLTQHHLGEFVTRHTRGLTCFGAYVLNERTNEIETMLSKFTVVATGGCGNIYSSTSNPVVATGDGIAMCHRAKAITENMEFIQFHPTTLYNPGEKPNFLITEAMRGFGAILRLQSGEEFMDKYHPMRSLAPRDVVARAIYREMTRRGEDFVYLDVTHKDPAAVRSHFPNIYEKCRSIGIDITKDWIPVTPAAHYCCGGVKVDTNGETSIRRLYALGETSCTGLHGANRLASNSLIEAVVYADQAARRTASLVGTVDFQEGIPDWDFEGTQHTEEMLMLIQSKREVQQIMSNYVGIVRSNLSLKRAMRRLSILFEETEELYGKTKPNRELCELRNMIAVAYLVIKQGREIKESVGCHYNMDYPKE from the coding sequence ATGAAAACCGACTTTCTGGTTATCGGTTCCGGCGCGGCGGGCCTCTCGTTCGCGCTGAAGGCCGCCGCCCACGGCCATGTCACGGTCGTGACCAAGGGCGAGATCGCGGAGTGCAACACCAATTACGCACAAGGCGGCATCTGCTCGGTCACCTACGCCCCCGACACCTTCGAGAAGCACATCGCCGACACGCTCGTATGCGGCGCGGGCAAATGCGACGGGAAGGCCGTGGAGCTGGTCGTGCGGCGCGCTCCCGAGCTGATCGGCGACCTGATCGCCTGGGGCACGCGCTTCGACACGACCCCCGACGGACGCTTCGAGCTCAACCGCGAGGGCGGCCACTCGGAGCACCGCATCCTCCACCACGAGGACCTCACGGGCGCCGAGATCGAACGGGCCCTCGTCGAGTCGGTGCGCCGCCACCCGAACATCACGGTGCTCGAGAGGCACTTCGCCATCGACCTGCTGACGCAGCACCACCTGGGCGAGTTCGTCACGCGCCACACGCGGGGGCTGACGTGTTTCGGCGCCTACGTGCTCAACGAGCGGACCAACGAGATCGAGACCATGCTTTCGAAATTCACCGTCGTCGCCACGGGCGGCTGCGGCAACATTTACTCCTCGACCTCCAATCCGGTCGTGGCCACGGGCGACGGAATCGCCATGTGCCACCGCGCCAAGGCCATCACCGAGAACATGGAGTTCATCCAGTTCCACCCCACGACGCTCTACAACCCGGGCGAGAAGCCCAACTTTCTCATCACCGAGGCCATGCGCGGCTTCGGGGCCATCCTGCGCCTGCAGTCGGGCGAGGAGTTCATGGACAAGTACCATCCGATGCGCTCGCTGGCGCCGCGCGACGTCGTGGCCCGCGCCATCTACCGCGAAATGACCCGCCGGGGCGAGGATTTCGTTTACCTCGACGTGACGCACAAGGATCCCGCGGCCGTGCGCAGCCACTTCCCCAACATCTACGAGAAGTGCCGCTCGATCGGCATCGACATCACGAAGGACTGGATTCCCGTGACCCCCGCGGCGCACTACTGCTGCGGCGGCGTGAAGGTGGACACCAACGGCGAAACCTCCATCCGCCGCCTCTACGCGCTGGGCGAAACCTCCTGCACGGGGCTGCACGGCGCGAACCGGCTGGCTTCGAACTCGCTCATCGAGGCGGTCGTCTATGCCGACCAGGCCGCACGCCGCACGGCGTCGCTCGTCGGCACGGTCGATTTCCAGGAGGGCATTCCCGACTGGGATTTCGAAGGCACGCAGCACACCGAGGAGATGCTCATGCTCATCCAGTCCAAACGCGAGGTGCAGCAGATCATGTCCAACTACGTGGGCATCGTGCGCTCGAACCTCTCGCTCAAACGCGCCATGCGGCGGCTGTCGATCCTCTTCGAAGAGACCGAAGAGCTCTACGGCAAGACCAAGCCCAACCGCGAGCTGTGCGAGCTGCGGAACATGATCGCCGTGGCGTACCTCGTAATCAAGCAGGGGCGCGAGATCAAGGAGTCGGTGGGCTGCCACTACAACATGGACTACCCCAAGGAGTAG
- a CDS encoding S-adenosylmethionine:tRNA ribosyltransferase-isomerase, with protein MERHIDINSFDYALPDERIARFPLAERSASRLLVWRRGRIAETRFSDIGDVLPAGELLVFNNTKVIRARIIMHKPSGARIEVFCLEPHAPADYERAFAVRGACEWSCIVGNRKKWKEGYVAVGFDCAGRAEHLRARMVEDRGRECVVRFEWTAPMTFGQLLEHLGRIPIPPYLNRESEEIDNTRYQTVYSKVEGSVAAPTAGLHFTPELIGAMEARGFGFEEVTLHVGAGTFLPVKDEDAAKHPMHTEHFEVRRATVARLLERWGHITAVGTTSVRTLESLAALAWRIRTGGTPDAERVIGQWEPYDIPSGYTGREALEELLAWMDAHGCDRLKAATRIMITPLGYEFRIVRNIVTNFHQPKSTLLLLVSAFVGEEWRNIYDYALDHGFRFLSYGDSSVLLRE; from the coding sequence ATGGAGCGACATATAGACATAAACAGTTTCGACTACGCGCTTCCGGACGAGCGGATCGCCCGGTTCCCGCTCGCCGAGCGCAGCGCCTCGAGGCTGCTCGTCTGGCGCCGTGGACGGATCGCCGAGACGCGTTTTTCCGACATCGGCGACGTGCTGCCCGCGGGCGAGCTGCTCGTGTTCAACAACACGAAGGTCATCCGCGCGCGGATCATCATGCACAAGCCCTCGGGGGCGCGCATCGAGGTGTTCTGCCTCGAACCGCACGCACCGGCCGACTACGAGCGGGCGTTCGCCGTGCGGGGCGCGTGCGAGTGGTCGTGCATCGTGGGCAACCGCAAGAAGTGGAAGGAGGGGTATGTCGCCGTCGGCTTCGACTGCGCGGGGCGGGCCGAGCACCTTCGGGCGCGGATGGTCGAGGACCGCGGGCGCGAATGCGTCGTGCGCTTCGAATGGACGGCCCCGATGACTTTCGGGCAGTTGCTCGAGCACCTGGGGCGGATTCCGATTCCGCCCTACCTGAACCGCGAGAGCGAGGAGATCGACAACACGCGCTACCAGACCGTCTATTCGAAAGTGGAGGGGTCGGTGGCGGCCCCTACGGCGGGGCTGCATTTCACGCCGGAGCTGATCGGGGCGATGGAAGCCCGCGGATTCGGTTTCGAGGAGGTGACGCTCCACGTCGGGGCGGGCACGTTCCTGCCCGTGAAGGACGAGGACGCCGCGAAGCATCCGATGCACACCGAGCATTTCGAGGTGCGGCGCGCGACGGTGGCCCGCCTGCTGGAGCGGTGGGGGCATATCACCGCCGTCGGGACCACCTCGGTGCGCACGCTCGAATCGCTCGCGGCCCTGGCGTGGCGCATCCGCACGGGCGGAACGCCCGACGCGGAGCGGGTGATCGGGCAGTGGGAGCCGTACGACATTCCTTCCGGTTATACGGGGCGCGAGGCGCTGGAGGAGCTGCTCGCGTGGATGGATGCGCACGGCTGCGACCGGCTGAAGGCCGCTACGCGGATCATGATTACGCCGCTCGGTTACGAGTTCCGCATCGTAAGGAATATCGTCACGAATTTCCACCAGCCCAAATCGACCCTGCTGCTGCTCGTCTCGGCCTTCGTGGGCGAGGAGTGGCGGAACATCTACGACTATGCGCTGGACCACGGGTTCCGCTTCCTGAGCTACGGCGATTCGTCGGTGCTGCTGCGGGAGTAG
- a CDS encoding outer membrane beta-barrel protein: protein MRRLLPLVAAVLLIAPAAAQERAKNMLSVRGGATFAHLQVTLGSLRAATETRTGYHIEVADEVLLHRSLPLYVETGIGFTSAGGAYRGLAIRPMYLQVPLLLNVRIRLGRRLDLIPAAGAWYAVGLGGKIRSSGAWYDLFGPHGALRRSDFGIRLALGVEWRRIQLRAGCDVGCLNTLSEEYTLPSDPDGDLTKFRFDGFRSRNLSVGIGYRF, encoded by the coding sequence ATGAGACGTCTGCTGCCGCTCGTCGCCGCCGTGCTGCTGATCGCGCCTGCCGCGGCGCAGGAACGCGCGAAGAACATGCTGTCCGTGCGCGGCGGCGCGACCTTCGCCCACCTGCAGGTCACGCTCGGCTCGCTTCGGGCCGCCACGGAAACACGCACGGGTTACCATATCGAAGTGGCGGACGAGGTGCTGCTCCACCGCAGTCTGCCCCTCTACGTCGAAACGGGCATCGGTTTCACGAGCGCCGGCGGCGCATACCGGGGGCTCGCCATACGTCCCATGTATCTGCAGGTTCCCCTGCTGCTGAACGTCCGCATCCGCCTCGGGCGGCGGCTCGATCTCATCCCGGCGGCCGGAGCGTGGTATGCCGTGGGGCTGGGCGGCAAGATCCGCAGCAGCGGGGCATGGTACGACCTGTTCGGGCCGCACGGCGCGCTCCGCCGGTCGGATTTCGGCATCCGGCTGGCTCTCGGCGTGGAGTGGCGGCGGATCCAGCTCCGCGCAGGCTGCGACGTGGGATGTCTGAACACCCTTTCCGAAGAGTACACCCTTCCCTCCGACCCCGACGGGGACCTGACGAAGTTCCGATTCGACGGATTCCGCAGCCGCAACCTTTCCGTCGGCATCGGCTACCGCTTCTGA
- a CDS encoding sodium:proton antiporter, translating to MRKVLSFSLFLMAGLVASQLLPGALGAGYGPFKAAADTLLYVCLGFIMINVGREFEIDKTRWRSYTADYFIAMATAALPWLLIVLYYVFVLLPSDLWSDPAAWKENLLLSRFAAPTSAGILFTMLAALKLKESWIYRKIQVLAIFDDLDTILLMIPLQILMIGLRWQMFAIVAIVVVLLAVGWRRQGTWDVRQDWKRILGLSVAVCALTQAIYLATKHWYGPENSIHIEVLLPAFVVGMLMRHRHIDTPAERRIATGISFLFMLLVGISMPLMTGSGAADAAAAASSVTASQPMMPWGVVALHVVAVSLLSNLGKLVPLFFYRDRKLSERLALSVGMFTRGEVGAGVIFIALGYNLGGPALVVSVLTLVLNLVLTGGFVVWVKQLALKSYTPETANGKTV from the coding sequence ATGCGCAAAGTACTCTCCTTCTCTCTCTTCCTCATGGCGGGACTCGTGGCCTCCCAACTGCTTCCCGGCGCGCTCGGCGCGGGTTACGGCCCGTTCAAGGCCGCGGCCGACACGCTGCTGTACGTCTGCCTGGGATTCATCATGATCAACGTGGGCCGCGAGTTCGAAATCGACAAGACGCGCTGGCGCTCCTACACGGCCGACTACTTCATCGCCATGGCCACGGCGGCGCTGCCCTGGCTGCTCATCGTACTCTACTACGTCTTCGTGCTGCTTCCCTCCGATCTCTGGAGCGACCCGGCAGCCTGGAAGGAGAACCTGCTGCTGAGCCGCTTCGCCGCCCCGACCTCGGCGGGCATCCTCTTCACGATGCTGGCGGCGCTGAAGCTCAAGGAGAGCTGGATCTACCGCAAAATCCAGGTGCTCGCCATCTTCGACGACCTGGACACCATCCTGCTGATGATCCCCCTGCAGATCCTGATGATCGGCCTGCGGTGGCAGATGTTCGCCATCGTGGCCATCGTCGTCGTGCTGCTCGCCGTCGGCTGGCGCCGGCAGGGCACGTGGGACGTGCGGCAGGACTGGAAACGCATCCTCGGGCTCTCGGTCGCGGTCTGCGCGCTGACGCAGGCGATCTACCTCGCCACGAAACACTGGTACGGCCCCGAGAACAGCATCCATATCGAGGTGCTGCTCCCGGCCTTCGTCGTCGGGATGCTGATGCGCCACCGGCATATCGACACGCCCGCCGAACGCCGCATCGCCACGGGCATCTCGTTCCTCTTCATGCTGCTCGTGGGAATAAGCATGCCGCTGATGACCGGCTCCGGAGCCGCCGACGCCGCAGCCGCGGCCTCCTCCGTCACGGCGTCGCAGCCGATGATGCCGTGGGGCGTCGTGGCCCTGCACGTGGTGGCCGTATCGCTGCTTTCGAACCTCGGCAAACTCGTCCCCCTGTTCTTCTACCGCGACCGGAAACTGAGCGAACGGCTGGCCCTCTCGGTGGGCATGTTCACCCGCGGCGAAGTGGGGGCCGGGGTCATCTTCATCGCCCTGGGGTACAACCTGGGCGGCCCGGCGCTCGTCGTCTCGGTGCTGACGCTGGTGCTGAATCTGGTGCTCACGGGCGGCTTCGTCGTATGGGTCAAGCAACTGGCGCTCAAAAGTTACACGCCGGAGACGGCCAACGGAAAAACCGTATGA
- the eno gene encoding phosphopyruvate hydratase produces the protein MQIVEIHAREILDSRGNPTVEVEVRTVSGAFGRAAVPSGASTGEHEALELRDGDKSRYLGKGVLNAVKNVNEVIAPAIIGMNVADQVGIDKAMIALDGTPTKSKLGANAILGVSLAVARAAADYFGMPLYRYIGGSNAKTLPVPMMNIINGGSHSDAPIAFQEFMIRPVGAPSLKEGLRMGAEVFHNLKKVLHERGLSTAVGDEGGFAPALNGTEDALDSIIKAIEKAGYVPGKDVMIGMDCASSEFYKDGVYDYTIFEGEKGAKRTSKEQVEYLKGLVEKYPIDSIEDGMSENDWEGWQMLTAEIGGKCQLVGDDLFVTNVEFLKKGIEMGCANSILIKVNQIGSLTETLDAIEMAHRAGYTSVTSHRSGETEDSTIADIAVATNSGQIKTGSMSRSDRMAKYNQLLRIEEELGDEAIYGYKKVYRK, from the coding sequence ATGCAGATTGTAGAGATTCACGCAAGGGAGATCCTCGATTCGAGAGGCAATCCGACCGTCGAGGTCGAAGTTCGTACCGTATCCGGCGCATTCGGCCGTGCCGCCGTTCCGAGCGGCGCATCGACGGGTGAGCACGAGGCCCTCGAGCTTCGTGACGGCGACAAGAGCCGTTATCTGGGCAAGGGTGTGCTGAACGCCGTGAAGAACGTCAACGAGGTGATCGCTCCGGCCATTATCGGCATGAACGTGGCCGATCAGGTGGGCATCGACAAGGCGATGATCGCCCTCGACGGCACGCCTACGAAGTCGAAGCTGGGCGCCAACGCCATTCTCGGCGTGTCGCTGGCCGTGGCCCGCGCCGCCGCCGACTACTTCGGCATGCCGCTCTATCGCTATATCGGCGGTTCGAACGCCAAGACGCTGCCCGTGCCGATGATGAACATCATCAACGGCGGTTCGCACTCGGACGCTCCGATCGCGTTCCAGGAGTTCATGATCCGTCCCGTGGGCGCTCCGTCGCTCAAGGAGGGTCTGCGCATGGGCGCCGAGGTGTTCCACAACCTGAAGAAGGTGCTCCACGAGCGCGGCCTCTCGACCGCCGTGGGCGACGAGGGCGGTTTCGCTCCCGCGCTGAACGGTACGGAGGATGCGCTGGATTCGATCATCAAGGCCATCGAGAAGGCCGGCTACGTTCCCGGAAAGGACGTGATGATCGGCATGGACTGCGCTTCGTCGGAATTCTATAAGGACGGCGTGTACGACTATACGATCTTCGAGGGCGAGAAGGGCGCCAAGCGCACTTCGAAGGAGCAGGTGGAGTACCTGAAGGGCCTCGTGGAGAAGTACCCGATCGACTCGATCGAGGACGGTATGTCGGAGAACGACTGGGAAGGCTGGCAGATGCTGACCGCCGAGATCGGCGGCAAGTGCCAGCTCGTCGGCGACGACCTGTTCGTCACCAACGTCGAGTTCCTGAAGAAGGGCATCGAGATGGGCTGCGCCAACTCGATCCTCATCAAGGTGAACCAGATCGGCTCGCTGACGGAGACGCTCGACGCGATCGAAATGGCGCACCGCGCCGGCTATACGTCGGTTACGTCGCACCGCTCGGGCGAGACCGAGGATTCGACGATCGCCGATATCGCCGTGGCTACGAACTCGGGTCAGATCAAGACCGGTTCGATGTCGCGTTCGGACCGTATGGCCAAATACAACCAGTTGCTCCGCATCGAGGAAGAGCTGGGCGACGAGGCCATCTACGGCTATAAGAAGGTTTACCGCAAGTAA
- a CDS encoding DeoR/GlpR family DNA-binding transcription regulator has protein sequence MILQRLKSQSAISVEELHREFGVSEVTIRKDLNALDERNLLIRTRGGAIGLPNTEAESKEDTPIHNKRFFNTREKQAIGRVAATLIEENDTILLDSGTTTLEIARNLHKFQRLTIITNSINIAAELLGYKRFNIILLGGNLRGASQSTVGPIAEMNLKVFYCDKLFLGVDSFNIECGLSTPNIEEANINQMMLSMSKRVIAVFDSSKCNKRSFAFIAPVDKIDVVVSDSNLPANIRNQLRSMQIKVYAAEVHP, from the coding sequence ATGATTCTGCAACGACTGAAAAGCCAGTCGGCGATCTCGGTCGAAGAACTCCACCGGGAATTCGGCGTATCGGAAGTTACGATCCGCAAAGACCTCAACGCACTCGACGAACGGAATCTGCTGATTCGGACCCGCGGCGGAGCGATCGGCCTCCCCAACACCGAGGCCGAGAGCAAGGAGGACACGCCGATCCACAACAAGCGGTTTTTCAACACGCGCGAAAAACAGGCGATCGGCCGCGTCGCGGCCACGCTGATCGAGGAAAACGACACGATCCTGCTGGACTCGGGCACCACGACACTCGAAATAGCGCGCAACCTCCACAAGTTCCAGCGGCTCACGATCATCACCAACTCAATCAACATCGCGGCCGAGCTGCTGGGCTACAAACGGTTCAATATCATTCTGCTGGGAGGCAATCTGCGCGGAGCGTCGCAGTCCACGGTGGGACCCATCGCCGAAATGAACCTCAAGGTTTTCTATTGCGACAAACTGTTTTTGGGCGTGGACAGCTTCAATATCGAATGCGGACTGTCCACCCCGAATATCGAAGAGGCGAATATCAACCAGATGATGCTCTCGATGTCGAAACGGGTGATCGCGGTGTTCGACTCGAGCAAGTGCAACAAGCGCAGTTTCGCCTTCATCGCCCCGGTGGACAAAATAGACGTCGTGGTGTCGGACAGCAACCTGCCGGCCAATATCCGGAACCAGCTACGGTCCATGCAGATCAAAGTCTACGCGGCCGAAGTGCATCCGTAA
- a CDS encoding SIS domain-containing protein: MQSKGQYTYAEIMQQPRVWKQQYDRIAARRQEIETFVRSHIERGYRVLFTGAGTSAYIGDALVPAVAGSLFEGAAAVPTTDIITHPASWFTPGRNVLLVSFARSGNSPESLGAIKLADRLGGERVAHIFITCNAEGRLARIAAAHRDSLLLLLPAETDDRSLAMTSSFSTMLLTALLVSRIDRIGGDAAAVECLANQTARALETYDSRIAAVARRNFSRAVFLGSGALKGIAEESHLKLQELTDGGVMCGFDSFLGFRHGPKAVVKEDSLLVYLVSRDPAVRRYEEDLIRQIDANNRTAAVVAVSAEPYAVGGVSFDLNVVLGGGDTGVYGCIPYVFTAQLLGYYKSLDRGLNPDSPSVSGNIHRVVEGVTIYPYER, translated from the coding sequence ATGCAAAGTAAAGGCCAATATACCTATGCCGAGATCATGCAGCAACCCCGTGTCTGGAAACAGCAGTACGACCGGATCGCGGCGCGGCGGCAGGAGATCGAAACGTTCGTGCGCTCGCACATCGAGCGGGGCTACCGGGTGCTTTTCACCGGAGCGGGCACTTCGGCCTATATCGGCGATGCGCTGGTTCCGGCCGTCGCGGGTTCGCTCTTCGAGGGGGCGGCGGCAGTTCCCACGACCGACATCATCACCCATCCGGCCTCCTGGTTCACTCCGGGGCGCAACGTGCTGCTCGTGTCGTTCGCCCGTTCGGGCAACAGTCCCGAGAGCCTCGGCGCTATCAAGCTGGCCGACAGGCTGGGAGGAGAGCGGGTCGCGCATATCTTCATTACCTGCAACGCCGAAGGGCGGCTGGCCCGGATCGCTGCGGCGCACCGCGATTCGCTGCTGCTGCTCCTGCCCGCCGAGACGGACGACAGAAGTCTGGCCATGACCAGCAGTTTCTCGACCATGCTGCTTACGGCGTTGCTGGTTTCGCGCATCGACCGGATCGGCGGGGACGCCGCGGCGGTCGAATGCCTGGCGAACCAGACCGCCCGTGCGCTGGAGACTTACGACAGCCGGATCGCGGCGGTCGCACGGCGGAACTTCTCGCGGGCGGTCTTCCTCGGATCGGGCGCGCTGAAGGGTATCGCCGAGGAGTCGCATCTCAAGTTGCAGGAGCTGACCGACGGGGGCGTCATGTGCGGCTTCGATTCGTTTCTCGGATTCCGCCACGGTCCGAAGGCCGTCGTGAAGGAGGATTCGCTGCTGGTTTACCTCGTTTCGCGCGATCCCGCCGTACGTCGTTACGAGGAGGACCTGATCCGGCAGATTGATGCGAACAACCGGACGGCCGCCGTGGTGGCCGTTTCGGCGGAGCCTTACGCCGTCGGGGGCGTCTCCTTCGATCTGAACGTGGTGCTCGGCGGCGGCGATACGGGTGTCTATGGCTGCATCCCCTATGTCTTTACGGCCCAACTGCTGGGTTATTACAAATCCCTCGACCGGGGGCTGAATCCCGATTCGCCCTCCGTGTCGGGCAATATCCACCGTGTCGTGGAGGGGGTCACGATCTATCCTTACGAACGATAA
- a CDS encoding class II D-tagatose-bisphosphate aldolase non-catalytic subunit: protein MKKTEQLLESIGRITRETGIPRTIFAVCPNSVAVTKAAFRAARRNNAPIYFAATLNQIDVDGGYTGMTPADFVRMARLEAEAIHYTGTTVIAIDHGGPWLKDRQAVERWSPEEAMNGVKKSFEAAVLAGYDLIHVDPTVDIFVPKGEIISIHLVVARTVELIAHVERFRRERGLPPVSYEVGTEEVHGGLADEKTFDTFLAELKTALKEAGLEDVWPCFVVGKVGTDLHTATFDPGVARVLTDKVRPYGSFIKGHYTDGVSNPEQYPLCGMGAANVGPEFTMSEYDALAELELLESRELEKGTVAMASRMTGVLERLVRESGRWRKWLHEEEAGLEFDQLGAERRMWLVKTGCRYIWQRPEALAARYMLCDNLRRAGYDPEEMVLGRIERDMDKYFTAFNLVNLNDLL, encoded by the coding sequence ATGAAAAAAACCGAACAACTGCTCGAATCCATCGGCCGGATCACCCGCGAGACGGGGATTCCCCGCACCATCTTCGCTGTGTGCCCCAATTCGGTGGCCGTGACGAAGGCCGCATTCCGCGCCGCACGCCGCAACAACGCCCCGATCTATTTCGCCGCGACCCTGAACCAGATCGACGTGGACGGAGGCTATACGGGGATGACGCCGGCCGACTTCGTACGCATGGCGCGTCTCGAGGCCGAGGCCATCCATTATACGGGTACGACCGTCATCGCCATCGACCACGGCGGTCCGTGGCTCAAGGACCGGCAGGCCGTCGAGCGCTGGTCGCCCGAGGAGGCCATGAACGGCGTGAAGAAGTCGTTCGAAGCCGCCGTGCTGGCCGGTTACGACCTGATCCACGTCGATCCCACGGTGGATATTTTCGTGCCGAAGGGGGAGATCATCAGCATCCATCTGGTGGTCGCCCGCACCGTCGAGCTGATCGCCCATGTCGAGCGGTTCCGCCGCGAACGCGGACTGCCGCCCGTCTCCTACGAGGTGGGAACCGAGGAGGTGCACGGCGGACTGGCCGACGAGAAGACCTTCGACACGTTCCTCGCGGAGCTGAAAACCGCTCTGAAGGAGGCCGGGCTGGAGGACGTATGGCCCTGCTTCGTCGTGGGCAAGGTGGGGACCGACCTGCATACCGCGACGTTCGATCCCGGGGTGGCGCGTGTGCTGACGGACAAGGTACGCCCCTACGGCAGTTTCATCAAGGGCCACTATACCGACGGGGTGAGCAATCCCGAGCAGTATCCCCTCTGCGGCATGGGCGCCGCCAATGTGGGCCCGGAGTTCACGATGAGCGAATACGACGCGCTGGCCGAGCTGGAGCTGCTCGAAAGCCGCGAGCTGGAGAAAGGTACGGTGGCGATGGCCTCGCGCATGACCGGGGTGCTGGAGCGGCTGGTCCGCGAGTCGGGGCGCTGGCGCAAATGGCTGCATGAGGAGGAGGCCGGACTGGAGTTCGATCAGCTCGGCGCGGAACGCCGGATGTGGCTCGTCAAGACGGGCTGCCGCTATATCTGGCAGCGGCCCGAGGCGCTGGCCGCCCGCTACATGCTCTGCGACAACCTGCGTCGT